From Cannabis sativa cultivar Pink pepper isolate KNU-18-1 chromosome 8, ASM2916894v1, whole genome shotgun sequence, a single genomic window includes:
- the LOC115699135 gene encoding acetyl-CoA acetyltransferase 2 isoform X2 → MAPAAASSESVKSRDVCIVGVARTPMGGFLGTLSSLPATKLGSIAIEAALKRAGVDPSLVQEVIFGNVLSANLGQAPARQAALGAGISDTVICTTVNKVCASGMKATMLAAQSIQLGINDVVVAGGMESMSNVPKYIAEARKGSRLGHDSLVDGMLKDGLWDVYNDVGMGVCAETCAENHKVTREEQDDYAIQSFERGIAAQDSGAFVWEIVPVEVSGGRGKPAIIVDKDEGLGKFDAGKLRKLRPSFKANGGSVTAGNASSISDGAAALVLVSGETAIKLGLQVIAKISGYADAAQAPELFTTAPALAIPKAISNAGLNANQIDFYEINEAFAVVALANQKLLGLNTEKVNVNGGAVALGHPLGCSGARILVTLLGVLKQKNGKYGVGGVCNGGGGASALVVELL, encoded by the exons ATGGCTCCAGCAGCAGCTTCTTCAGAGTCAGTAAAGTCAAGAG ATGTTTGCATTGTTGGTGTCGCGCGTACACCAATGGGTGGCTTTCTTGGTACTTTATCCTCTTTACCTGCAACAAAACTTGGATCAATAGCTATTGAAG CTGCACTTAAAAGGGCTGGTGTTGATCCTTCACTTGTACAAGAAGTTATCTTCGGCAATGTTCTTAGTGCAAATTTAGGTCAGGCTCCAGCTAGACAAGCTGCATTAGGTGCAGGAATATCTGATACAGTAATCTGTACCACTGTTAACAAAGTCTGTGCATCAGGAATGAAAG CTACAATGCTTGCAGCACAAAGCATTCAGTTGGGAATTAATGATGTTGTTGTGGCTGGTGGCATGGAAAGCATGTCTAATGTGCCTAAATATATTGCTGAAGCAAG AAAGGGATCTCGACTTGGACATGATTCTCTTGTTGATGGAATGTTGAAAGATGGTTTGTGGGATGTTTATAATGATGTTGGTATGGGAGTATGTGCTGAAACATGTGCAGAAAACCATAAAGTAACAAGGGAGGAGCAGGACGATTATGCTATTCAGAGCTTTGAGCGTGGTATTGCTGCCCAAGACAGTGGGGCCTTTGTGTGGGAAATTGTACCG GTTGAAGTTTCTGGTGGAAGGGGAAAACCAGCAATAATTGTTGACAAGGATGAAGGTCTAGGGAAG TTTGATGCTGGGAAACTAAGAAAGCTCCGTCCAAGTTTCAAGGCGAATGGTGGCTCGGTGACTGCTGGAAATGCTTCCAGCATAAG TGATGGTGCTGCTGCATTAGTCTTGGTGAGTGGAGAAACAGCAATAAAGCTTGGGTTGCAAGTTATTGCAAAGATCTCTGGATATGCTGATGCTGCTCAG GCACCAGAACTATTTACTACAGCTCCAGCCCTTGCAATCCCCAAAGCTATTTCAAATGCTGGCTTGAATGCTAATCAAATTGATTTCTATGAAATTAATGAAGCTTTTGCT GTTGTGGCTCTTGCAAATCAGAAACTGCTTGGACTCAACACA GAAAAAGTTAATGTGAACGGCGGGGCTGTAGCGTTGGGACATCCTCTAGGTTGCAGCGGAGCTCGTATCTTGGTCACACTTTTGGGG GTATTGAAGCAGAAAAATGGTAAATATGGTGTTGGTGGCGTTTGCAACGGCGGAGGTGGTGCTTCTGCACTTGTGGTAGAGCTACTTTAA
- the LOC115699135 gene encoding acetyl-CoA acetyltransferase 2 isoform X1: MAPAAASSESVKSRDVCIVGVARTPMGGFLGTLSSLPATKLGSIAIEAALKRAGVDPSLVQEVIFGNVLSANLGQAPARQAALGAGISDTVICTTVNKVCASGMKATMLAAQSIQLGINDVVVAGGMESMSNVPKYIAEARKGSRLGHDSLVDGMLKDGLWDVYNDVGMGVCAETCAENHKVTREEQDDYAIQSFERGIAAQDSGAFVWEIVPVEVSGGRGKPAIIVDKDEGLGKFDAGKLRKLRPSFKANGGSVTAGNASSISDGAAALVLVSGETAIKLGLQVIAKISGYADAAQAPELFTTAPALAIPKAISNAGLNANQIDFYEINEAFAVVALANQKLLGLNTEKVNVNGGAVALGHPLGCSGARILVTLLGVKNPLRFTIFPSYTTLSNTHHPISNLVKLNHFF; this comes from the exons ATGGCTCCAGCAGCAGCTTCTTCAGAGTCAGTAAAGTCAAGAG ATGTTTGCATTGTTGGTGTCGCGCGTACACCAATGGGTGGCTTTCTTGGTACTTTATCCTCTTTACCTGCAACAAAACTTGGATCAATAGCTATTGAAG CTGCACTTAAAAGGGCTGGTGTTGATCCTTCACTTGTACAAGAAGTTATCTTCGGCAATGTTCTTAGTGCAAATTTAGGTCAGGCTCCAGCTAGACAAGCTGCATTAGGTGCAGGAATATCTGATACAGTAATCTGTACCACTGTTAACAAAGTCTGTGCATCAGGAATGAAAG CTACAATGCTTGCAGCACAAAGCATTCAGTTGGGAATTAATGATGTTGTTGTGGCTGGTGGCATGGAAAGCATGTCTAATGTGCCTAAATATATTGCTGAAGCAAG AAAGGGATCTCGACTTGGACATGATTCTCTTGTTGATGGAATGTTGAAAGATGGTTTGTGGGATGTTTATAATGATGTTGGTATGGGAGTATGTGCTGAAACATGTGCAGAAAACCATAAAGTAACAAGGGAGGAGCAGGACGATTATGCTATTCAGAGCTTTGAGCGTGGTATTGCTGCCCAAGACAGTGGGGCCTTTGTGTGGGAAATTGTACCG GTTGAAGTTTCTGGTGGAAGGGGAAAACCAGCAATAATTGTTGACAAGGATGAAGGTCTAGGGAAG TTTGATGCTGGGAAACTAAGAAAGCTCCGTCCAAGTTTCAAGGCGAATGGTGGCTCGGTGACTGCTGGAAATGCTTCCAGCATAAG TGATGGTGCTGCTGCATTAGTCTTGGTGAGTGGAGAAACAGCAATAAAGCTTGGGTTGCAAGTTATTGCAAAGATCTCTGGATATGCTGATGCTGCTCAG GCACCAGAACTATTTACTACAGCTCCAGCCCTTGCAATCCCCAAAGCTATTTCAAATGCTGGCTTGAATGCTAATCAAATTGATTTCTATGAAATTAATGAAGCTTTTGCT GTTGTGGCTCTTGCAAATCAGAAACTGCTTGGACTCAACACA GAAAAAGTTAATGTGAACGGCGGGGCTGTAGCGTTGGGACATCCTCTAGGTTGCAGCGGAGCTCGTATCTTGGTCACACTTTTGGGGGTAAAGAATCCTCTCCGTTTTACTATTTTTCCCAGTTACACAACTCTCTCTAACACACACCATCCCATTTCAAATCTAGTTAAGTTGAATCATTTCTTCTAA
- the LOC115700978 gene encoding transmembrane emp24 domain-containing protein p24beta2, with translation MELWGVRRVSCCWGLMILGLLVFVCQMKGSEGIRFVIGKEECFSHKVEYEGDTLHFSFVVIKSDTPWSYGDEGVDLVVKGPDDEQIHDIRDKASEKFEFVVQKKGLYRFCFTNKSPYQETIDFDVHVGHFAYYDQHAKDEHFSPLLEQIAKLEESLYNIQFEQHWLEAQTDRQAIVNDAMSRRTVHKAMFESAALVGACALQVYLLQRLFEKKLGTSRV, from the exons ATGGAGTTATGGGGTGTGCGCCGTGTGAGCTGTTGTTGGGGTTTAATGATTTTGGGTTTGTTGGTTTTTGTTTGTCAAATGAAAGGGTCGGAGGGTATAAGATTTGTAATTGGCAAGGAAGAATGTTTCTCTCATAAGGTTGAGTATGAGGGTGATACTCtccatttttcttttgttgtcaTTAAATCCGATACACCCTGGAGCTATGGTGACGAAGGTGTTGATCTTGTG GTTAAGGGGCCTGATGACGAGCAAATTCATGACATACGTGACAAAGCAAGTGAAAAGTTTGAGTTTGTGGTTCAAAAGAAAGGCCTTTATCGCTTTTGCTTCACTAACAAGTCCCCTTATCAAGAAACAATTGACTTTGATGTACATGTTGGTCACTTTGCATATTATGACCAGCATGCTAAAGATG AGCATTTTTCCCCCTTGCTGGAACAAATAGCAAAATTGGAGGAATCCCTTTACAATATCCAGTTTGAACAACACTGGTTAGAGGCACAAACTGACCGTCAGGCAATAG TGAATGATGCAATGAGTCGGAGAACAGTGCACAAGGCAATGTTTGAATCAGCAGCACTTGTCGGAGCTTGCGCCCTCCAAGTCTACCTTTTGCAGCGCTTGTTTGAGAAGAAACTTGGAACATCCAGAGTTTAG